ACAAGAAGACAAAACCCTTTTGTATTAAACGGATAACTCGGTCTGAGAGACAAGAATGCCATCAGTATCAGCATAAACCCAATCTCCATCACAGATCCGAGTCCCTGCGATATTAACTGGAACTCGTTGCTCTCCAAGTCCTTTCTTGCTCGCCTTTATTGGATGAGAGGCCAAAGCTCTCACTCCAATATCACAACCGTTGATCTCATCGACGTCTCTGATGCATCCGTTCACAATGATTCCCGCCCATCCGTTGTTCTGAGCTTGAACCACGGGATTGCCTCCGAGTATTGCACATCTTTGGCTCCCTCCACCATCCACCACAAGTACTCTTCCATTACCTTTTATAACATCAtccaaaaacatttaaaataacaaactaTCATCCGTTTGCAACGTGATAGACCACTACACACTAAGCAAAGTAGCAACTATGTGCTTGTGTAATGAATCATGAATCATGTCAAAAGTCATTATTATCTTTCATTACATTACCTCATGAATCATGTCAAAAGTCATTATTATCTTTCATTACATTACCTTTCTCCTCGAGGAACTGACGGATCAAGCCATTGTCTTCAAACACTTTGACAGTCACAACGGGACCTGAGAATATCTGTCGACGGCCGTAAATCTGGAAAATGGGTTGCATAGCTCTGAGCTCACCACTCCGGATCAGCTCTTGATTCGCGTCACAGACTTCCGCAGTTGTCACAAACGCCATGTTTTCGTCCTCTTTTCTCCTCAGCTATGAGATCAAAAGTTTTAGACTTTGAGAGTTAAATCAAAGAGAACTAGTGATATGAAGTAACAGCTTTGGAGCTGATCATATGAGTATGATACAAGTAACTGGCGATTCACTATAATTAGTCCACAAGGCAAGAATCTAAAAAAAAGGTAATCAGATTTTCGCTAGCTAGAGAGTATGATCAAACAAAACCCACAAGgaaaaatacaaactttttCGAATCTATTGATGTATAGGAGGAGTTAGATCAAGTCTTGTTTACCTGTATCAGACCAAACTCAGATGCAGAAACAGAACTCTTTACAGTGTCTACTATTTCAGAGAAGAAAAAGTAACTTTTATAAAGGAGAACCAAGTTGGAAACTAGAAAAGAAGTGTTTTGGTATTAGATCAGATCAAAGGAATCATCAGGAGATCACTTTGACAATCATGTGGTCTTTAATTTTAGTGTCTCCACCTTTCATATCTTTTCTTCTGTGTCTTCTTCCTTTTATGTTTGTTTGTCTGTCTCAACATGTGTTTTTACTTTTAACTTGTAAACTGTAACTcaagaagttaaaaaaaaaagaaaaaaaaatcttgtttggATTCAAACAATTTAGAATTACAAAAACCACCCCCAGGAAGAGATCTTGTTGCCagttttttttaacttgaatcaatagagaaagagaaaagatCCAAAAGTTTTTTATAGTTTGTGAATGGTTTTCATGTCAGCAGCTTCAGTGAGAGTTCCTTTCTCAACATGATCCCACCACTTCATCAAGAAATTGTCAACCACCAATCTAAACCATGGAGACAGCTTCACGGCTCCATCATCATCACCTGCATCTGCTTTCTTCACCAGCTCCTTTAGCTCTTCCCTGCTCACATACTTGATATCAGCCACTTCGTCTGGGTTTGGTTTAAGCTTCACATCCCGGACGATGAAAAGTAGATAGTCAACTGCAAAAGGAAATCCCACATTGgctttatataaaacaaaaggactgaaaaaaaaaagagaatgatCAAAAAGTGAATGGTTGTTTTTTACGTTCGTGCTCGCCCCATTTGCCATCAGAAGGCGCCTTGTAAAGCATGCGTCCCAAGGGAGTGAACTCATTGACTGGTACATCTTCAGCTACAACACCGAGCTCATCTAGAAGCTTTCTTTGTGCAGCATTTCTTACACCTGGAAAGAAAAAGTGAGGATCAAAATGTATAGTAAAAGTATGAACTAGTATTTAAGCGTTTCCAGGTAAGATACCTAGGACGTTCTCTTCAATAAGCTCAGATTCA
This genomic stretch from Raphanus sativus cultivar WK10039 chromosome 3, ASM80110v3, whole genome shotgun sequence harbors:
- the LOC108844076 gene encoding isopentenyl-diphosphate Delta-isomerase I, chloroplastic, with the protein product MLPIYPSPSFLDPISGENSPVSAVTMADLNVDGMDAVQRRLMFEDECILVDENDRVVGHDTKYNCHLMEKIEADNLLHRAFSVFLFNSKYELLLQQRSKTKVTFPLVWTNTCCSHPLYRESELIEENVLGVRNAAQRKLLDELGVVAEDVPVNEFTPLGRMLYKAPSDGKWGEHELDYLLFIVRDVKLKPNPDEVADIKYVSREELKELVKKADAGDDDGAVKLSPWFRLVVDNFLMKWWDHVEKGTLTEAADMKTIHKL
- the LOC108846437 gene encoding putative 4-hydroxy-4-methyl-2-oxoglutarate aldolase 2 gives rise to the protein MAFVTTAEVCDANQELIRSGELRAMQPIFQIYGRRQIFSGPVVTVKVFEDNGLIRQFLEEKGNGRVLVVDGGGSQRCAILGGNPVVQAQNNGWAGIIVNGCIRDVDEINGCDIGVRALASHPIKASKKGLGEQRVPVNIAGTRICDGDWVYADTDGILVSQTELSV